Proteins encoded by one window of Actinocorallia herbida:
- a CDS encoding DUF4232 domain-containing protein, with protein MKHPLLVSGTLIVCSVLAGCTAQEPSEPTSAPSGTSAASAPAIGGAPSPSGAPSTPSAAGETPSGPATPAAGERCHTSELKASIGPNSPGAGQSNFALVLTNASDRTCTVRGYPGLAFVNGKGEQITPDPEREPSDVRRTVTLAPGAGAWSGLTYGSPAISGVTTVTPEALLITPPDETTSISVPWTGGEVSNTGKASVPRVSPLRPGDGP; from the coding sequence ATGAAACATCCGCTGCTCGTGTCCGGCACGCTCATCGTGTGCTCCGTGTTGGCCGGCTGTACGGCTCAGGAACCTTCCGAGCCCACCTCTGCGCCGTCAGGGACCTCCGCCGCTTCGGCGCCCGCCATCGGCGGTGCGCCCAGCCCGTCCGGCGCGCCCTCCACGCCTTCCGCCGCCGGTGAAACGCCCTCGGGGCCCGCCACCCCGGCGGCGGGGGAGCGTTGCCACACCTCTGAGCTGAAGGCGTCCATCGGGCCCAACAGCCCCGGCGCCGGCCAGTCGAACTTCGCGCTCGTGCTGACCAACGCCTCCGACCGCACGTGCACGGTCCGCGGCTACCCCGGGCTCGCGTTCGTCAACGGCAAGGGCGAGCAGATCACACCGGATCCCGAACGGGAGCCGAGCGACGTGCGGCGGACCGTGACGCTGGCGCCCGGGGCCGGCGCCTGGTCGGGCCTCACCTACGGCAGTCCGGCGATCTCCGGCGTCACCACGGTGACACCGGAGGCCCTGCTCATCACGCCCCCGGACGAGACGACCTCGATCTCGGTCCCCTGGACCGGCGGCGAGGTCTCCAACACGGGCAAGGCCTCCGTGCCCCGCGTAAGCCCCCTGCGCCCCGGCGACGGCCCCTGA
- a CDS encoding acyl-CoA dehydrogenase family protein — protein sequence MESELFTADHEAYRQTVREFVKRQVEPNMARWDEERIIDRETWKEAGAQGLLGLSVPEEFGGAAETDYRFRAVVQQEIARVGASSLQSGFTTNDDIALNYLLRHADAAQRARWLPGFTTGETIGAIAMSEPSAGSDLRGIRTTAVRDGDEWVLNGSKTFITNGILADLVIVFAKTDEAAGSRGFSLFVVETGTPGFTRGRKLDKVGLHAQDTAELFFTDARLPASALLGKVGEGLPALMQSLPLERLGIALAAQFSAETVLGWTVDYVKQRRAFGRRIADNQAPAFQLAELRTAVEVSRAYLDRCVLAYNKSTLTAVDAAKAKLWATDLQHDVIDTGVQLHGGYGYMLEYPVAKAFIDARIQRIYGGTNEIMKEIIQRELLA from the coding sequence ATGGAGAGCGAACTGTTCACCGCCGATCACGAGGCCTACCGGCAGACCGTCCGGGAGTTCGTGAAGCGCCAGGTCGAGCCGAACATGGCCCGCTGGGACGAAGAGCGGATCATCGACCGCGAGACCTGGAAGGAGGCCGGCGCCCAGGGCCTCCTGGGCCTGTCGGTGCCCGAGGAGTTCGGCGGCGCGGCCGAGACCGACTACCGCTTCCGCGCCGTCGTCCAGCAGGAGATCGCCCGCGTGGGCGCCTCCTCACTCCAGTCCGGATTCACCACGAACGACGACATCGCGCTCAACTACCTGCTCCGCCACGCCGACGCCGCCCAGCGCGCGCGCTGGCTCCCCGGCTTCACGACCGGCGAGACCATCGGCGCCATCGCGATGAGCGAGCCCTCCGCGGGCAGCGACCTGCGCGGCATCCGCACGACGGCGGTCCGCGACGGCGACGAGTGGGTGCTCAACGGCTCGAAGACCTTCATCACCAACGGCATCCTCGCCGACCTCGTGATCGTCTTCGCCAAGACCGACGAGGCCGCGGGCTCCCGCGGTTTCAGCCTCTTCGTCGTCGAGACCGGCACCCCCGGCTTCACCCGGGGCCGCAAACTCGACAAGGTCGGCCTGCACGCCCAGGACACCGCCGAGCTCTTCTTCACCGACGCCCGCCTCCCCGCGAGCGCCCTCCTGGGCAAGGTCGGCGAGGGCCTCCCCGCCCTCATGCAGAGCCTCCCCCTGGAACGCCTGGGCATCGCCCTGGCCGCCCAGTTCTCCGCGGAGACCGTCCTCGGCTGGACCGTCGACTACGTCAAACAGCGCCGCGCCTTCGGCAGGCGCATCGCCGACAACCAGGCCCCCGCCTTCCAGCTCGCCGAACTCCGCACCGCCGTCGAGGTCTCCCGTGCCTACCTCGACCGCTGCGTCCTCGCCTACAACAAGAGCACCCTCACCGCGGTCGACGCCGCCAAGGCCAAACTCTGGGCCACCGACCTCCAGCACGACGTCATCGACACCGGCGTCCAACTCCACGGCGGCTACGGCTACATGCTCGAATACCCCGTCGCCAAGGCCTTCATCGACGCCCGCATCCAACGCATCTACGGCGGCACCAACGAGATCATGAAGGAGATCATCCAGCGGGAGCTGCTGGCCTGA
- a CDS encoding aromatic ring-hydroxylating oxygenase subunit alpha → MTLDERGGRIERLLDLLREDDTDKFEGVVPFGPQEFTDPGIAAREREMIFGRVPSIVAHSAEIARPGAFLTLQMPRNKVIVVRQRDGGVKAFVNACRHRGALLEDQPSGQCRIFSCGYHRWSYDTDGSLRTVTYDHTFGEVDKSASGLIELPAEERHGFIWLVDNAAATIDVGSWLGPEMDTILASYSLDTLLTYQAEGFDEPVNWKVMQDAFLDGYHIKYAHPNTAGKIIHTNVLAVEDYGAHARFLSPRKSIDRFLEEDHGDADLGRHVTESHFLGPNSTLLRQPDHYQLLTFRPHPTDPGRSRMEMRVMVPDVEASGLDEAVWERRWAKNWQILLDVLHAEDFPLLRASQEALGSADAGGMLLGRNEVINQIFHRQVRALTADR, encoded by the coding sequence ATGACACTGGACGAGCGGGGCGGCCGGATCGAGCGGCTGCTCGACCTGCTGCGCGAGGACGACACCGACAAGTTCGAGGGCGTGGTGCCCTTCGGACCACAGGAGTTCACCGATCCCGGAATCGCCGCGCGGGAGCGGGAGATGATCTTCGGACGGGTGCCGTCGATCGTCGCGCACTCGGCGGAGATCGCGCGGCCGGGGGCGTTCCTGACGCTCCAGATGCCGCGCAACAAGGTGATCGTGGTGCGCCAGCGCGACGGGGGCGTGAAGGCGTTCGTCAACGCCTGCCGCCACCGGGGCGCGCTGCTGGAGGACCAGCCGTCCGGGCAGTGCCGGATCTTCTCCTGCGGCTACCACCGCTGGTCCTACGACACCGACGGCAGCCTGCGCACGGTCACCTATGACCACACCTTCGGCGAGGTCGACAAGTCGGCCTCGGGCCTGATCGAGCTGCCCGCCGAGGAGCGGCACGGGTTCATCTGGCTGGTCGACAACGCCGCGGCGACGATCGACGTCGGCTCCTGGCTCGGCCCCGAGATGGACACGATCCTCGCCTCCTACAGCCTCGACACCCTCCTGACCTACCAGGCCGAGGGCTTCGACGAGCCCGTCAACTGGAAGGTCATGCAGGACGCCTTCCTCGACGGGTACCACATCAAGTACGCCCATCCGAACACCGCCGGGAAGATCATCCACACCAACGTCCTGGCCGTGGAGGACTACGGCGCGCACGCGCGCTTCCTGTCCCCGCGCAAGAGCATCGACCGCTTCCTGGAGGAGGACCACGGGGACGCCGATCTCGGCAGGCACGTCACCGAGTCGCACTTCCTCGGCCCGAACAGCACCCTGCTGCGCCAGCCCGACCACTACCAGCTGCTCACCTTCCGCCCGCATCCGACGGACCCGGGCCGCAGCCGGATGGAGATGCGCGTCATGGTCCCCGACGTCGAGGCGTCCGGGCTGGACGAGGCGGTCTGGGAGCGGCGCTGGGCGAAGAACTGGCAGATCCTTCTCGATGTCCTGCACGCCGAGGACTTCCCGCTGCTGCGCGCCAGCCAGGAGGCCCTGGGCAGCGCCGACGCCGGCGGCATGCTGCTCGGCCGCAACGAGGTGATCAACCAGATCTTCCACCGCCAGGTCCGCGCCCTGACGGCCGACCGGTGA
- a CDS encoding class I adenylate-forming enzyme family protein, producing MSGTVNDALVFWSRINPDKVAVDFDGDAVTYRELSSWADGVAAKLAAEGVRAGDRVALLGNNSLEWCAATLGAWRLGAIVAPFNHRMLARELTALVEDCEPTVVYGDAVFAERLGEVHAASPTFVPGVLGDLTALRGADHAPVTAPIADRDDVAAIIFTSGTTGRPKGVIFSHATIAGMTQEWSLIEPVPPNDLRQLLVLPMFTAAGVIWAFARVLINGGTLFLQPAFNPARAVEVAAANRVTTIMGPPIIFQGISGAPGFAEADLSSVVTAHVGGARVPVDLLRAWQAKGVLLRQIYGQTEIGGSATVMPRDLAADNPEKCGRGGIFTKVRVVDPEGTDCPAGTAGEILLRGPAMMPGYWRNKEATEAALKDGWLHTGDMGVLDEEGYLTFVDRIKDMIISGGLNIAPLEIENVLTELPGVQEVSVIGVHDAKFGETPAALIKTTAKLTEAEVIEHCNARLADYKVPRYVVFVEGEFPRMASGKIAKRELRDTYRDVPDTHGKVR from the coding sequence ATGAGCGGAACCGTCAACGACGCGCTCGTCTTCTGGTCGAGGATCAACCCGGACAAGGTCGCCGTCGACTTCGACGGCGACGCCGTCACCTACCGCGAGCTGTCCTCGTGGGCGGACGGCGTCGCCGCGAAGCTCGCGGCCGAGGGAGTCCGGGCGGGCGACAGGGTCGCGCTGCTGGGCAACAACAGCCTCGAGTGGTGCGCCGCGACGCTCGGCGCCTGGCGGCTCGGCGCGATCGTCGCCCCCTTCAACCACCGGATGCTGGCCCGCGAGCTGACGGCCCTGGTCGAAGACTGCGAGCCCACCGTCGTCTACGGCGACGCGGTCTTCGCCGAGCGCCTCGGGGAAGTCCACGCGGCGTCCCCGACCTTCGTGCCCGGCGTCCTCGGCGACCTCACCGCGCTGCGCGGGGCGGACCACGCCCCGGTCACCGCGCCCATCGCCGACCGCGACGACGTCGCCGCGATCATCTTCACCAGCGGTACCACCGGACGGCCCAAGGGCGTCATCTTCAGCCACGCCACCATCGCCGGGATGACCCAGGAATGGTCGCTGATCGAGCCCGTCCCGCCGAACGACCTCAGGCAGCTCCTGGTGCTGCCGATGTTCACCGCGGCCGGTGTCATCTGGGCGTTCGCACGGGTGCTGATCAACGGCGGCACGCTCTTCCTCCAGCCCGCGTTCAACCCGGCCAGGGCCGTCGAGGTGGCCGCGGCGAACCGCGTCACCACGATCATGGGCCCGCCGATCATCTTCCAGGGCATCTCCGGCGCGCCGGGCTTCGCCGAGGCCGACCTGTCGAGCGTGGTGACCGCACACGTCGGCGGCGCGCGCGTCCCGGTCGACCTGCTGCGCGCCTGGCAGGCCAAGGGCGTGCTGCTGCGCCAGATCTACGGGCAGACCGAGATCGGCGGCTCGGCCACCGTCATGCCGCGCGACCTCGCCGCGGACAACCCCGAGAAGTGCGGGCGCGGCGGCATCTTCACCAAGGTCCGCGTGGTCGACCCCGAGGGGACCGACTGCCCGGCGGGCACCGCGGGCGAGATCCTGCTGCGCGGCCCGGCCATGATGCCCGGCTACTGGCGCAACAAGGAGGCCACCGAGGCGGCGCTCAAGGACGGCTGGCTGCACACCGGCGACATGGGCGTCCTCGACGAGGAGGGATACCTCACCTTCGTCGACCGCATCAAGGACATGATCATCTCCGGCGGCCTCAACATCGCCCCGCTGGAGATCGAGAACGTGCTCACCGAGCTGCCCGGCGTTCAGGAGGTGTCCGTCATCGGCGTGCACGACGCGAAGTTCGGCGAGACCCCCGCGGCCCTCATCAAGACGACGGCGAAGCTCACCGAGGCCGAGGTGATCGAGCACTGCAACGCCCGCCTCGCCGACTACAAGGTGCCGCGCTATGTCGTCTTCGTCGAGGGCGAGTTCCCGCGCATGGCCAGTGGCAAGATCGCCAAGCGCGAGCTGCGCGACACCTACCGGGACGTGCCCGACACGCATGGAAAGGTGCGCTGA
- a CDS encoding SDR family oxidoreductase gives MPVAVVTGGGRGIGAAVSRRLARDGYAVAVNYSRSRADAEAVVAGIEAAGGRAVALGADVGRAEEAAALIERTTELLGTPTVLVNNAGVNHSGSARRQAPEEFDRVLAVNLHGAYYCTHAALPGMYEEGRGRVVFFGSPSGGRDIVPTMGAYAAAKAGLAAMAKVIAKETARRGVTVNTVVPGFVETDMVRSAGDKALENLKATWPEIPAEAVASTVSFLVSDEAAYVSGEEIGVWLGGPVSA, from the coding sequence ATGCCCGTCGCGGTGGTCACCGGGGGAGGGCGGGGGATCGGCGCCGCCGTCAGCCGCCGCCTGGCGCGCGACGGGTACGCCGTCGCCGTCAACTACTCCCGGAGCCGGGCCGATGCCGAGGCCGTCGTCGCCGGGATCGAGGCGGCGGGCGGCCGGGCGGTGGCGCTCGGCGCGGACGTCGGGCGGGCCGAGGAGGCCGCGGCGCTCATCGAGCGGACGACCGAACTGCTCGGCACCCCGACGGTCCTGGTGAACAACGCGGGCGTCAACCACAGCGGCAGTGCGCGCAGGCAGGCGCCCGAGGAGTTCGACCGCGTCCTCGCGGTGAATCTGCACGGCGCCTACTACTGCACGCACGCGGCCCTTCCCGGCATGTACGAGGAGGGCCGAGGGCGGGTCGTGTTCTTCGGCAGCCCCAGCGGCGGCCGGGACATCGTCCCCACCATGGGCGCGTACGCGGCCGCCAAGGCGGGGCTCGCGGCGATGGCCAAGGTGATCGCCAAGGAGACCGCCCGAAGGGGCGTCACCGTGAACACCGTCGTCCCCGGCTTCGTGGAGACCGACATGGTCCGCTCGGCGGGGGACAAGGCCCTGGAGAACCTCAAGGCGACGTGGCCGGAGATCCCCGCCGAGGCCGTCGCGTCCACGGTGTCCTTCCTGGTGTCGGACGAGGCCGCGTACGTGTCCGGTGAGGAGATCGGCGTCTGGCTCGGCGGTCCGGTCTCCGCCTGA
- a CDS encoding CaiB/BaiF CoA transferase family protein, with product MSGYPMLAGLRILEVAQLAPSSVGGHLADLGAEVLKVESGPLGDPVRVGGALAVGGPDGPAFMHLRWNRGKKSVRLDLRSAEGKEAFLKLAEASDAVIEGTRAGYLDWLGLGHPVLAERNPAIVLCCVSGLGSDGPYRRLGSGGPVFDAYAGLREVTTPDEPPTRGMAGATSPSIAMYALGAYGAMGLLAAVHEARNTGRGRQLEIAGIDVAATWIPDEIDAALNTGRTVPRDGWLPDGRLPDWPRLEAYRTKDGGAMLMGAHVEKFWRNFCLAVGRGDLLEIDLSSADEGAVGRAETVWRELRGIFLERTRAEWIDLFLAHDVAGGPVNTFAELVEDRHYNARATTYTVGDGRGGSLRLPASAVRLPGEEFAPELAPLLGADTAAVLRDVAGYSDEEAARLAEG from the coding sequence ATGAGCGGTTATCCGATGCTCGCCGGGCTGCGGATCCTCGAGGTCGCGCAGCTCGCTCCCTCGTCCGTCGGCGGGCACCTCGCCGACCTCGGCGCCGAGGTGCTCAAGGTCGAGTCCGGGCCGCTCGGCGATCCCGTGCGGGTCGGCGGGGCGCTGGCCGTCGGGGGCCCGGACGGACCGGCCTTCATGCACCTGCGCTGGAACCGGGGCAAGAAGAGCGTCCGCCTCGACCTGCGCTCCGCGGAGGGCAAGGAGGCGTTCCTCAAGCTCGCCGAAGCCAGCGACGCGGTCATCGAGGGCACCCGGGCGGGCTACCTCGACTGGCTCGGGCTCGGGCACCCCGTACTCGCGGAGCGCAATCCCGCGATCGTGCTGTGCTGCGTGTCCGGCCTCGGCTCTGACGGGCCGTATCGGCGGCTCGGCTCCGGCGGGCCGGTCTTCGACGCCTACGCGGGCCTCCGCGAGGTCACCACTCCCGACGAGCCTCCTACGCGGGGCATGGCGGGCGCGACCTCCCCGTCGATCGCGATGTACGCCCTCGGGGCCTACGGGGCGATGGGGCTGCTCGCCGCGGTGCACGAGGCGCGGAACACCGGGCGCGGGCGGCAGCTCGAGATCGCCGGGATCGACGTCGCGGCGACGTGGATCCCGGACGAGATCGACGCGGCGCTCAACACCGGGCGGACCGTGCCGCGCGACGGGTGGCTCCCCGATGGGCGGCTGCCCGACTGGCCACGACTCGAGGCCTACCGGACCAAGGACGGCGGCGCGATGCTCATGGGCGCGCACGTCGAGAAGTTCTGGCGGAACTTCTGCCTCGCCGTGGGGCGGGGGGATCTGCTGGAGATCGACCTGTCCTCCGCCGACGAGGGCGCGGTCGGGCGTGCGGAGACGGTCTGGCGGGAGCTGCGCGGGATCTTCCTGGAGCGGACGCGGGCGGAGTGGATCGACCTGTTCCTCGCGCACGACGTGGCGGGAGGTCCGGTGAACACCTTCGCCGAGCTGGTCGAGGACCGGCACTACAACGCGCGGGCCACCACTTACACGGTCGGTGACGGGCGGGGCGGGAGCTTGCGGCTGCCCGCGTCCGCCGTGCGGCTGCCGGGCGAGGAGTTCGCGCCTGAGCTCGCGCCGCTGCTCGGGGCCGATACCGCGGCGGTTCTCCGGGACGTCGCGGGCTATTCCGACGAGGAGGCCGCTCGGTTGGCGGAGGGCTGA